Proteins from a genomic interval of Coraliomargarita parva:
- the sucD gene encoding succinate--CoA ligase subunit alpha: MSILVNKDTRLVVQGITGKTGTFHTQQCIDYGTNVVAGVTPGKGGQLWENKVPVCNTVAEAVKEHGANVSVIYVPPAFAGDSILEAIEAQIPLVICITEGVPVRDMAEIRRRLYFHNTKTRLIGPNCPGIITPGECKIGIMPGYIHKPGRVGVVSRSGTLTYEAVWQLTQRGHGQSTVIGIGGDPINGTSQTDAVRMFNEDPDTDAIIMIGEIGGSAEEEACAYIKEHVKKPVAGFIAGASAPKGRTMGHAGAIVSASGAGTAEAKFAAMEDAGVSIARNPSEMADALLRIYKG; encoded by the coding sequence ATGAGTATTCTGGTAAACAAAGACACTCGCCTCGTCGTTCAAGGCATCACCGGTAAGACCGGCACCTTCCACACGCAGCAATGTATCGATTACGGCACCAATGTCGTCGCAGGTGTGACTCCCGGCAAGGGCGGTCAACTCTGGGAAAACAAGGTTCCGGTTTGCAATACGGTCGCTGAAGCGGTCAAGGAACACGGCGCCAATGTTTCCGTGATCTATGTGCCGCCGGCCTTCGCAGGTGACTCCATCCTCGAAGCCATCGAAGCCCAAATTCCGCTCGTGATCTGCATCACCGAAGGTGTGCCGGTCCGCGACATGGCTGAGATCCGCCGCCGTCTCTACTTCCACAACACGAAGACCCGCCTCATCGGTCCGAACTGCCCGGGTATCATCACTCCGGGTGAATGCAAGATCGGCATCATGCCCGGCTACATCCACAAGCCGGGTCGTGTCGGTGTGGTTTCCCGTTCCGGCACCCTGACCTACGAAGCCGTCTGGCAATTGACCCAGCGTGGGCATGGCCAGTCGACCGTTATCGGCATCGGTGGTGACCCGATCAACGGCACTTCCCAAACCGACGCTGTCCGTATGTTCAACGAAGACCCGGACACCGACGCCATCATCATGATCGGTGAAATCGGTGGTAGCGCCGAAGAAGAAGCCTGTGCCTATATCAAGGAGCACGTGAAGAAGCCGGTCGCCGGTTTCATCGCCGGTGCTTCCGCTCCGAAGGGCCGTACCATGGGCCACGCCGGTGCGATCGTCTCCGCCAGCGGAGCCGGTACAGCTGAAGCGAAGTTTGCCGCCATGGAAGACGCCGGCGTCTCCATCGCACGCAACCCCTCCGAGATGGCGGACGCCCTGCTCCGCATCTACAAGGGCTGA
- a CDS encoding isochorismate synthase has protein sequence MQIIPSSMLPERDPKALREFLSGCRETARKKGHFQIASITLDVKHIAPLAVLQSIYEPEELHFYVERASEDEALAGAEAVVSASFSGADRFAQAKAFAREILENTIAVGDLEVPLAGPHFFTAFTFDDAVPEGSIFPPATIFLPRWQVSKAKGHYGAVANLRIDPDSDLDQLVARVWGAYQKFTAFDYPDHAPVRATSPGTCTRRELNAGHYPQAVAQALEAIGRGEYEKIVLARGIELEREEDWQPLDALNRLRERFSGCYAFSFGAGGGRSFIGATPERLLRIENGKLMTVALAGSAPRGTEAAEDARYARDLLTSEKDLHEHACVRDSILRRLEKVGIHARADQFPRLLSLANVQHLRTRIEAEVGEGVHLLDVAAELHPTPAVGGSPREQAVPQIKELEAMDRGLYAGVVGWFNHLNDGEMIVGIRSALIEGRIARLMAGAGIVEGSEPDKEMRETEIKLKALLDVLTGG, from the coding sequence ATGCAAATTATCCCATCCAGCATGTTGCCGGAGCGCGACCCGAAGGCACTGCGAGAATTCCTCAGCGGCTGCCGTGAGACCGCCCGTAAGAAGGGGCATTTCCAGATCGCAAGTATTACGCTGGATGTGAAGCACATCGCACCGCTCGCGGTACTACAGTCCATCTATGAGCCGGAGGAGCTTCATTTCTATGTGGAGCGGGCCAGTGAAGACGAAGCCTTGGCCGGGGCGGAGGCGGTCGTTTCGGCGAGCTTCTCTGGAGCGGATCGTTTCGCGCAGGCCAAGGCCTTTGCCCGCGAGATCCTGGAGAACACCATCGCGGTGGGCGACCTGGAGGTCCCGCTGGCCGGCCCGCATTTCTTCACCGCTTTTACCTTTGATGATGCGGTACCCGAAGGCAGTATTTTTCCTCCGGCGACAATTTTCCTGCCCCGTTGGCAGGTCTCCAAGGCGAAAGGCCACTATGGAGCGGTGGCCAACCTTCGCATTGACCCCGATTCGGACCTGGACCAGCTCGTGGCCCGGGTATGGGGGGCCTACCAGAAATTCACCGCCTTTGACTACCCGGATCATGCGCCGGTCCGCGCGACCAGTCCGGGGACTTGTACGCGCCGTGAGTTGAATGCGGGGCATTATCCGCAGGCGGTGGCGCAGGCACTCGAGGCGATCGGTCGGGGCGAGTACGAAAAGATCGTGCTGGCCCGTGGGATCGAGTTGGAGCGCGAAGAAGACTGGCAGCCGCTGGACGCCCTCAATCGTCTCCGGGAGCGCTTCAGTGGGTGTTATGCTTTTTCCTTTGGTGCGGGGGGCGGCCGCAGCTTCATCGGTGCAACGCCCGAGCGCCTCTTGCGCATCGAGAACGGCAAACTAATGACGGTGGCCTTGGCCGGTTCGGCGCCGCGCGGGACGGAGGCCGCCGAGGACGCGCGTTATGCCCGTGATCTGCTCACCAGCGAAAAGGACCTGCATGAGCATGCCTGTGTCCGCGACTCTATTTTGCGCCGTCTCGAGAAGGTGGGGATTCACGCCCGGGCGGACCAATTTCCGCGCTTGCTGTCTCTTGCCAATGTGCAGCATTTGCGCACCCGGATTGAAGCCGAAGTCGGGGAGGGGGTTCACTTGCTCGATGTGGCCGCCGAACTGCATCCCACGCCGGCCGTTGGAGGTTCGCCGCGCGAACAGGCGGTGCCGCAAATCAAAGAACTGGAAGCCATGGATCGCGGTCTCTACGCCGGGGTGGTCGGCTGGTTCAACCACCTGAACGACGGGGAGATGATTGTCGGGATTCGTTCCGCCCTCATCGAAGGCCGCATCGCCCGGCTTATGGCCGGTGCCGGAATTGTCGAAGGCTCCGAGCCGGACAAGGAAATGCGCGAAACCGAAATCAAGCTCAAGGCCCTGCTCGATGTGCTGACGGGGGGCTGA
- a CDS encoding glycosyltransferase family 2 protein → MKREYQANRSKLPGSSNIARTHVIHFPGGESARVHLPVRQAVGGEGVTTDEDFLARQFYRTIPEISCVVPAYNEAGNIALVIRRIATQMTKLRRDFEIIVVDDGSADSTVEEARSLIGSYPLRVLCLSRNFGKENAITAGLKAATGAACIIVDADMQEPISYFQTFIEHWDEGCEMVYGVRADRDDESFLKRKASNLFYWIMDKTTSVPIPAHSRDFRLMDRKVVNAILSLPERNRFMKGLYSWVGFKTKEIPVLIEARNSGSSKFNFRRLFDLAVTGLTAFSDWPLRVWTSVGMVISSISICYAWLIALRTLLFGSDVPGWATLTVAICFLGGVQILSIGVLGEYMSRIFSEVKARPGHIVSEEFCYQQEMPRS, encoded by the coding sequence ATGAAAAGAGAATACCAAGCCAATCGAAGCAAGTTGCCCGGTTCGAGTAACATCGCCCGGACACATGTGATCCACTTCCCCGGAGGCGAATCCGCACGCGTGCATTTACCGGTGAGGCAGGCGGTGGGTGGTGAAGGGGTGACGACGGACGAAGACTTTCTTGCCAGACAGTTTTATCGGACGATTCCTGAAATCTCTTGTGTCGTGCCGGCTTATAACGAGGCGGGCAATATCGCTCTAGTCATTCGGCGGATTGCGACCCAAATGACCAAATTAAGACGCGACTTTGAAATCATCGTTGTGGATGACGGCAGTGCCGACAGCACTGTAGAAGAAGCCAGGTCACTGATCGGGTCTTATCCACTCAGGGTGCTGTGTCTGTCTCGTAACTTTGGTAAGGAAAATGCCATTACCGCCGGCCTTAAAGCAGCCACGGGCGCGGCCTGTATCATCGTGGATGCAGACATGCAGGAACCCATTTCATATTTCCAAACCTTCATTGAGCATTGGGACGAGGGCTGCGAGATGGTCTACGGTGTCCGTGCCGATCGGGACGATGAGTCCTTTCTCAAGCGGAAAGCTTCGAACCTGTTCTATTGGATCATGGATAAGACGACATCGGTTCCCATTCCGGCACACTCGCGTGACTTCCGCTTGATGGACCGAAAGGTGGTCAATGCGATCCTATCGCTTCCGGAGCGAAACCGCTTCATGAAGGGGCTCTACAGTTGGGTCGGCTTCAAGACCAAGGAGATCCCCGTGCTGATCGAGGCGCGCAACAGCGGTTCCTCGAAGTTCAACTTCAGGCGTTTGTTTGACCTGGCGGTGACCGGCCTGACTGCATTTTCCGACTGGCCCCTTCGTGTGTGGACCTCGGTTGGGATGGTGATCTCCAGTATCTCGATCTGCTATGCCTGGTTGATCGCGCTACGTACTTTGTTGTTCGGTTCGGATGTACCGGGGTGGGCGACCCTGACTGTGGCTATCTGCTTCCTTGGCGGTGTGCAGATTCTTTCTATCGGGGTGCTCGGCGAATACATGAGCCGGATCTTTTCAGAGGTCAAAGCACGACCCGGGCATATCGTGTCGGAAGAGTTTTGTTACCAGCAGGAGATGCCCCGGTCGTGA
- a CDS encoding FAD-dependent oxidoreductase: protein MTIQTECLVIGGGPAGYGAAWAASEMGVKTIIAERYGFLGGMGAAASLSSFINYHQNGNTDLSDGVYRRLIRRLHQSGAAYRAGDPHVDFLDVEELKVAMEASLAEVGTRILYHCAFDHITRTDNGFRVRMLGKGGEILIQTRYLIDATGDADVCAKAGTPVSYGKNGDKDMAQPMSMIVQLSGFDPVMYSDSGYTIGANGHVCETSGWSTQIAEAREAGEWSIPKDSIAMWWSSPKDPSHVFINGTRIQGLLGCDPEQLSKAETEGRRQAHELAAFFRKYIPGFEHSHLLSTGPQIGVRETRRIVGNYTLSSDDVIHGRYPADSIVECSYPIDIHAPKGIETQIDVHTGIHYGIPYRCLTIRGEDRLIAAGRCISADHEAAGSFRVMPVCMSLGEAAGTAVGLASTSGQSLEKMSGATVRQTMDQRRGAPLTAPDSHAFILS, encoded by the coding sequence ATGACTATTCAAACCGAATGCCTTGTGATCGGTGGCGGCCCGGCAGGCTATGGAGCCGCGTGGGCTGCATCAGAGATGGGCGTCAAAACCATCATTGCCGAACGCTATGGATTTCTCGGCGGCATGGGCGCTGCGGCCAGTCTAAGCTCTTTCATCAACTATCACCAAAACGGGAATACTGATCTTTCGGACGGCGTCTACCGACGCCTGATTCGAAGATTGCATCAATCCGGAGCCGCCTACCGAGCCGGGGACCCGCATGTCGATTTTCTCGATGTGGAAGAACTCAAGGTCGCAATGGAAGCCTCCCTCGCAGAAGTGGGAACTCGTATCCTCTATCATTGCGCCTTCGACCACATAACTCGAACCGACAATGGCTTCCGGGTCCGCATGCTCGGAAAGGGTGGAGAGATACTCATTCAAACCAGATATCTGATCGACGCCACCGGTGACGCGGACGTCTGCGCCAAAGCAGGCACTCCTGTTTCCTACGGCAAAAACGGCGACAAGGACATGGCTCAACCCATGAGTATGATCGTCCAGTTATCGGGCTTTGATCCCGTCATGTACTCTGATTCCGGATACACGATTGGAGCAAATGGACATGTCTGCGAAACAAGCGGCTGGTCGACGCAAATTGCAGAAGCCCGCGAAGCAGGCGAATGGTCGATCCCCAAGGATAGTATCGCCATGTGGTGGAGTTCCCCCAAAGACCCCTCACATGTTTTTATTAACGGAACGCGCATCCAAGGATTGTTGGGCTGCGATCCGGAGCAATTAAGCAAAGCCGAAACCGAAGGTCGACGCCAGGCACACGAGCTGGCAGCCTTCTTCCGAAAATACATCCCGGGCTTTGAACACTCACACCTACTGTCCACAGGCCCGCAAATCGGTGTGCGCGAGACGCGTCGCATAGTTGGCAATTACACACTCAGCTCGGACGATGTCATCCACGGCCGCTACCCGGCAGACAGTATCGTCGAATGTTCCTACCCCATCGATATCCATGCACCCAAGGGCATCGAAACACAAATTGATGTGCACACAGGCATCCACTACGGCATACCCTATCGTTGCTTAACCATCAGAGGCGAGGACCGCCTTATCGCAGCCGGACGCTGCATCAGCGCCGATCATGAAGCCGCAGGAAGCTTTCGCGTCATGCCTGTCTGTATGTCACTCGGCGAAGCCGCCGGAACTGCTGTCGGCCTGGCAAGCACCAGCGGGCAATCTCTGGAGAAGATGAGCGGCGCTACGGTCCGTCAAACCATGGACCAGCGACGCGGCGCACCTCTGACCGCTCCGGACTCGCACGCCTTCATCCTTTCATAG
- a CDS encoding ArnT family glycosyltransferase produces the protein MMEGAKEDRLSAEHWFTSRQRKGLWCLFAALVVLRLLMVYLVPFTDTTEARYAEIARKMVETNDWITPQFDYGVPFWGKPPLHTWLSAAGMKLFGVGHFGARIFIFLTGLGMMALLYPWVQAKKGRDYALGGLLVLASSALFFIAWATVMTDLVMIAGTSLSMIGFYSALTDPGKRRDGYLFFIGLAIGMLAKGPVAVVLTALPLVAWVGLQNRWLDLMKRLPWISGSLLAALICVPWYVAAELKTPGFLEYFFIGEHWHRFLDSGWKGDLYGNAHARMRGMIWLFWLLSFLPWSFVFVLPLVRGKRALRGVLREADGWTLYLLCWALSPMVFFTLATNILPTYVLSGIPAAAYLLIELWQRSRASERAVPSSTVIHAFALTAGSTTLVFASVFIALLMLGAGASKKSQKYLVERVASIREPDSGELFYWKKRYYSAEFYTAGRVRTIESGERLEDLLQNGTRDFLSVRQSKLKQLPEGFIEHFDYEGTFGKDDLYYEKRIPSQSKQVARFE, from the coding sequence ATGATGGAAGGCGCAAAGGAAGATCGATTATCCGCTGAGCATTGGTTTACCTCCAGGCAGCGGAAGGGACTGTGGTGCTTATTCGCGGCCTTGGTCGTACTTCGGCTACTCATGGTATATCTGGTGCCGTTTACGGATACCACGGAAGCACGCTATGCCGAGATTGCGCGGAAGATGGTCGAGACGAACGACTGGATTACGCCGCAGTTCGACTACGGTGTGCCTTTCTGGGGCAAGCCGCCGCTGCATACCTGGTTGTCGGCTGCAGGGATGAAGCTCTTTGGGGTGGGGCATTTTGGCGCCCGCATCTTCATCTTCCTGACCGGGCTCGGTATGATGGCGCTCCTGTATCCTTGGGTGCAGGCAAAGAAGGGGCGCGATTATGCGCTTGGCGGGCTGCTGGTTCTTGCAAGCTCCGCATTGTTCTTTATCGCCTGGGCGACTGTCATGACCGATCTGGTCATGATTGCGGGCACCAGCCTCAGTATGATCGGTTTTTATTCGGCGCTTACGGATCCCGGCAAGCGGCGTGACGGCTACCTCTTCTTTATTGGTTTGGCGATCGGCATGCTGGCGAAGGGGCCCGTTGCTGTGGTGCTGACTGCGCTGCCACTTGTGGCATGGGTTGGCTTGCAGAATCGCTGGCTGGATCTGATGAAACGGCTGCCCTGGATTTCCGGAAGCCTGCTGGCTGCCCTTATCTGTGTACCCTGGTATGTCGCGGCGGAACTCAAGACTCCCGGCTTTCTCGAATACTTTTTTATCGGCGAGCACTGGCATCGCTTCCTTGATAGTGGTTGGAAGGGCGATCTTTATGGCAACGCGCATGCCCGGATGCGGGGCATGATCTGGCTGTTCTGGCTCCTGTCCTTTCTCCCATGGAGTTTTGTCTTTGTCCTACCTCTGGTACGGGGGAAGCGTGCTTTGCGTGGGGTGCTTCGCGAGGCGGACGGGTGGACACTCTATTTGCTCTGTTGGGCGCTTTCGCCTATGGTCTTTTTCACCCTGGCGACGAATATATTGCCAACCTATGTCTTGAGCGGCATTCCCGCCGCCGCTTACTTGTTGATTGAGCTTTGGCAGCGCAGCCGGGCGTCGGAGAGGGCAGTTCCCTCGTCGACAGTCATTCATGCCTTCGCCCTGACTGCCGGATCGACAACCCTGGTCTTTGCCTCGGTCTTCATCGCGCTATTGATGCTTGGAGCCGGGGCCTCAAAGAAGTCGCAGAAATATTTGGTGGAGCGGGTGGCATCTATTCGGGAGCCGGACTCCGGCGAGTTGTTCTACTGGAAGAAACGCTACTACTCGGCGGAATTCTACACCGCAGGGCGTGTGCGTACGATCGAAAGCGGAGAGCGCCTGGAAGACCTCCTGCAGAATGGAACGCGTGACTTTTTGTCGGTCCGTCAAAGTAAGCTCAAACAGCTCCCGGAAGGCTTTATTGAGCATTTCGATTACGAAGGAACTTTTGGGAAAGATGATCTATACTATGAAAAGAGAATACCAAGCCAATCGAAGCAAGTTGCCCGGTTCGAGTAA
- the sucC gene encoding ADP-forming succinate--CoA ligase subunit beta, with protein MNIHEYQAKRLLKDFGVPVPRGYAAQTSREVETAISHLSDDEKIVVKAQIHAGGRGKGTFVDGYKGGVKVVDGRDAALEAAGHMLGNTLVTKQTGPNGRKVQTLYFTEACEIAHEYYLAIVLDRETAQSVIIASTEGGMDIEDVAEKTPEKIVRVPISPTMGLRHHHCRRVAFELGFEGDQVKQFARILTGLYKLYWEKNAMLVEINPLITTPTGDIIALDAKISFDGNSIFQHPDIQQLRDLNEEDPKEVEASKHNLSYIALDGNIACLVNGAGLAMATMDIIKSLGGEPANFLDVGGGANEDQVTAAFKIILSDPNVEGILVNIFGGIMKCDVIARGIVAAAKNVDIKVPLVVRLEGTNVEAGKQILKESGVALTPADSLVHAAEIITKQVSEQKG; from the coding sequence ATGAATATCCACGAGTATCAGGCCAAGCGTCTTCTCAAGGACTTCGGCGTTCCCGTCCCACGGGGATATGCCGCACAGACCTCCCGAGAAGTCGAAACCGCTATCTCTCACCTAAGCGACGACGAAAAGATCGTTGTGAAGGCTCAAATTCACGCTGGAGGACGAGGTAAAGGCACCTTCGTTGACGGCTATAAGGGAGGCGTTAAGGTCGTAGACGGCCGCGATGCCGCTCTTGAAGCAGCCGGCCACATGTTGGGCAACACGCTCGTCACCAAGCAAACCGGCCCGAACGGCCGCAAGGTACAGACTCTGTATTTCACAGAGGCCTGTGAGATTGCCCACGAGTATTATCTCGCGATCGTGCTCGACCGCGAAACCGCCCAGTCGGTCATCATCGCCTCCACTGAAGGCGGGATGGACATCGAGGACGTCGCGGAAAAGACTCCGGAAAAGATCGTCCGTGTGCCGATCTCCCCGACCATGGGTCTGCGCCACCACCACTGCCGCCGCGTGGCTTTCGAACTCGGCTTCGAAGGCGACCAGGTCAAGCAGTTCGCTCGTATCCTGACCGGGCTCTACAAGCTTTACTGGGAGAAGAACGCGATGCTGGTTGAAATCAACCCGCTGATCACCACACCGACCGGCGACATCATCGCGCTCGACGCGAAGATCTCCTTCGACGGCAACTCCATCTTCCAGCACCCGGACATCCAACAGCTCCGCGACCTGAACGAAGAAGATCCGAAGGAAGTCGAAGCTTCCAAGCACAACCTCAGCTACATCGCCCTGGACGGCAACATCGCCTGCCTGGTGAACGGCGCCGGTCTGGCCATGGCCACGATGGACATCATCAAGAGCCTCGGCGGCGAACCGGCCAACTTCCTCGACGTCGGTGGCGGCGCCAATGAAGACCAGGTCACCGCTGCCTTCAAGATCATCCTGTCCGACCCGAACGTCGAAGGGATCCTCGTCAACATCTTCGGTGGTATCATGAAGTGCGACGTGATCGCCCGCGGCATCGTCGCAGCGGCCAAGAACGTGGACATCAAGGTTCCGCTCGTCGTCCGCCTCGAAGGCACCAACGTGGAAGCCGGTAAGCAAATCCTCAAGGAAAGCGGCGTTGCTCTGACTCCGGCCGACAGCCTGGTCCACGCTGCCGAGATCATCACCAAGCAAGTCAGCGAGCAGAAGGGCTGA
- a CDS encoding GtrA family protein, protein MLPAGDAPVVIRFVWQCFKFACVGSAASLVHALCALLLLKLGQAPLLANAGAFVVAFFVSYLGHDRWSFRGNGVPGRVTIQRFLIVSLSGLCLSEGMVYLLTESVGIRPEWAVLSAIVLVAAYSFVLSRTWVFWGRPVSSAP, encoded by the coding sequence TTGTTACCAGCAGGAGATGCCCCGGTCGTGATCCGTTTTGTTTGGCAATGCTTTAAGTTTGCCTGCGTCGGGTCCGCGGCAAGCCTGGTCCATGCCTTGTGTGCCTTGCTCCTTCTGAAGCTTGGGCAAGCTCCCTTGCTCGCCAATGCAGGAGCCTTCGTCGTGGCCTTCTTTGTTAGCTACCTCGGGCATGACCGTTGGAGCTTCCGCGGAAACGGCGTGCCGGGGCGGGTCACGATCCAGCGTTTCCTGATCGTATCGCTGAGCGGTCTCTGCTTGAGCGAAGGTATGGTTTATTTGCTGACTGAATCCGTCGGCATCAGGCCGGAATGGGCGGTCCTTTCCGCGATTGTTCTGGTCGCTGCCTATTCCTTCGTGCTCAGCCGTACCTGGGTCTTTTGGGGACGCCCCGTCTCTTCCGCTCCCTGA
- a CDS encoding IclR family transcriptional regulator, producing MPQETQDSDIKSPGSPALLQGFKVLNALIEAGTAQGIRQLADKTGLPKASVYRLIKSLQTMGYVQQHTTSKQYAVTAQLFSFIQHLTSHFQPTKRATLFLRDAAQEVGHSVYLSMLMGTRSCVVAASGPFGDTAVLGTSGPAYATACGKALVAQLESKYWADYAPPPEAAPETRWTNVSPEHFVAELKRCSDKGVFVSERENSLHCAMAAPVYEPGRPARYALALLLPYDAWITEDRDQMQSTLLKLAEDISLIISPRIKDPLDLPIAFHL from the coding sequence ATGCCTCAAGAGACACAGGACAGTGACATCAAATCACCAGGAAGCCCCGCCTTACTCCAGGGCTTCAAAGTCCTAAATGCATTAATCGAAGCCGGCACTGCCCAAGGCATCCGCCAACTGGCGGACAAGACAGGCCTGCCCAAGGCGAGCGTGTATCGACTGATCAAATCGCTTCAGACGATGGGCTATGTCCAGCAGCATACCACCAGTAAACAGTACGCGGTCACCGCCCAGCTCTTTTCATTTATTCAACACCTGACCAGCCATTTTCAGCCCACCAAGCGCGCCACCCTTTTCCTACGGGATGCCGCTCAGGAAGTGGGCCACAGTGTCTACCTGTCCATGCTGATGGGGACACGTTCCTGTGTGGTCGCCGCGTCAGGTCCATTCGGCGATACGGCCGTTCTGGGCACAAGCGGTCCGGCTTATGCCACCGCATGCGGGAAGGCACTCGTCGCCCAATTGGAGTCAAAATACTGGGCTGACTACGCCCCCCCGCCCGAAGCAGCACCGGAAACCCGCTGGACCAATGTCAGCCCGGAACACTTCGTCGCTGAGTTGAAACGATGCAGCGACAAAGGTGTGTTTGTGAGCGAGCGTGAAAACAGCCTGCATTGCGCCATGGCGGCGCCTGTTTACGAACCCGGACGCCCTGCACGTTATGCTCTGGCACTCTTGCTCCCCTATGATGCATGGATCACCGAGGATCGCGATCAGATGCAATCGACCCTGCTTAAACTGGCCGAAGACATCTCCTTAATCATCTCACCACGCATCAAAGACCCGCTCGATCTCCCCATCGCGTTTCATCTATAA
- a CDS encoding ArnT family glycosyltransferase, with product MTTTNPHLLKLSLAQKRFLWLGLGLLFLIRLLMVIQVPFADSTESRYAEIARKMVETNDWITPQFDYGVPFWGKPPLHTWVAAAGMKLFGVNQFGGRIFIFLSACAMLYLLFRWVEALRGRDYALVGTVVVFSSGIFFSSMAMVMTDLVMVAGTTLAMVAFWKAIEGETQSHWAGYGFFLGLAIGLLAKGPIAVVLAGLPIGAWVLLSGRWRDAWSRLPWLSGGLLALLITVPWYVAAEIKTPGFLQYFFVGEHFYRYTKPGWTGDLYGDGHHRAFGTIWVYWVSGVLPWSLFFIWPLIHFRKLLSVLRREEGTWLLYLLCWTVAPLLFFTFASNVIRTYVLTGVPAAGFLIMEMWRFTGTLKTKPSPMLSMLFQFALCVALLLYGWNYYVYTYLPDLAPRGTQKWLVAKMNSLQDAQDGDLYIYGERSYSAEFYTGGHSHVLGRNQGLWPLMSDGTRDFVAIRKGRFETLPEEVREAFEYEDSFRRYELYREKEPVEVPAETGARQLGAGRSLAESGPRA from the coding sequence ATGACGACTACCAATCCACATTTGCTCAAATTATCGCTCGCGCAGAAGCGCTTTCTCTGGCTTGGGCTTGGGCTGTTATTTCTTATACGGCTGTTAATGGTCATCCAAGTGCCCTTCGCCGACTCGACGGAGTCCCGCTATGCGGAGATCGCACGTAAGATGGTGGAGACCAATGACTGGATTACTCCGCAATTCGATTACGGTGTTCCATTCTGGGGCAAGCCGCCTCTGCATACGTGGGTCGCCGCCGCAGGCATGAAGCTCTTCGGGGTAAACCAATTCGGGGGGCGGATCTTTATTTTCCTCAGTGCCTGCGCCATGTTGTACCTCTTGTTCCGGTGGGTGGAGGCCTTGCGGGGACGGGATTATGCCTTGGTTGGCACGGTGGTGGTTTTCAGTTCCGGCATCTTCTTTTCATCCATGGCGATGGTGATGACGGATCTGGTGATGGTTGCCGGTACGACTCTGGCAATGGTTGCCTTTTGGAAGGCCATTGAGGGCGAGACGCAGTCACACTGGGCCGGCTACGGATTCTTTCTGGGCTTGGCGATCGGTCTACTCGCGAAAGGGCCGATCGCGGTGGTGCTTGCGGGCCTGCCGATTGGCGCATGGGTACTCCTCTCCGGTCGCTGGCGCGACGCCTGGTCGCGTCTTCCCTGGTTGAGCGGCGGACTGTTGGCTCTGCTCATCACTGTGCCCTGGTATGTGGCGGCGGAGATCAAGACCCCCGGCTTCCTGCAATACTTCTTTGTTGGGGAACACTTTTACCGATATACGAAACCGGGTTGGACGGGAGATCTTTATGGTGACGGTCACCACCGGGCTTTCGGCACGATCTGGGTTTACTGGGTGTCGGGGGTGCTGCCCTGGAGTCTGTTTTTCATCTGGCCCTTAATCCATTTCCGCAAGCTGCTCTCGGTGCTACGCCGCGAGGAGGGCACGTGGCTGTTGTACCTGCTCTGTTGGACCGTGGCGCCGCTGTTGTTTTTTACTTTCGCCAGCAATGTCATCCGCACCTACGTGCTCACCGGGGTGCCGGCGGCCGGCTTCCTGATCATGGAGATGTGGCGGTTTACCGGTACGCTCAAGACCAAGCCGTCGCCCATGCTTTCCATGCTCTTCCAGTTCGCCCTTTGCGTGGCGCTTCTACTCTATGGATGGAATTATTACGTGTATACTTACCTGCCGGATTTGGCCCCCCGCGGCACCCAGAAGTGGCTGGTCGCTAAAATGAATAGCCTTCAGGATGCGCAGGACGGTGACTTGTATATCTACGGGGAACGTAGTTATTCGGCTGAATTCTACACCGGGGGGCACTCGCATGTTCTTGGCCGGAACCAAGGCTTATGGCCCCTGATGTCCGATGGGACCCGAGATTTCGTAGCGATCCGAAAGGGGCGGTTTGAGACCCTTCCGGAGGAGGTGCGTGAGGCCTTCGAGTATGAAGACAGCTTTCGCCGCTATGAGCTTTACCGGGAAAAAGAACCGGTGGAAGTGCCTGCCGAGACCGGTGCGCGTCAGTTGGGGGCTGGGCGGTCTCTGGCAGAATCCGGTCCCCGGGCATAA